From uncultured Roseateles sp., the proteins below share one genomic window:
- a CDS encoding MoxR family ATPase has protein sequence MKFQGSDNYVATADLMLAVNAAITLKRPLLVKGEPGTGKTMLAEEVAQALNMPLLQWHIKSTTKAQQGLYEYDAVSRLRDSQLGDEKVKDIHNYILRGVLWQAFTADQPVALLIDEIDKADIEFPNDLLREIDRMEFYVYETREMVRATHRPLVFITSNNEKELPDAFLRRCFFHYIKFPDATTMQSIVDVHFPDIKKDLLAAALKTFYDVRNLPGLKKKPSTSELLDWLKLLVAEDIPLDALQSKDDKVALPPLLGALLKNEQDVTLFEKLVFMQRHNR, from the coding sequence ATGAAATTTCAAGGTTCCGACAATTACGTGGCCACCGCAGACCTGATGCTGGCGGTCAACGCCGCCATCACCTTGAAGCGGCCCCTGCTGGTCAAGGGCGAGCCCGGCACCGGCAAGACCATGCTGGCCGAGGAAGTGGCCCAGGCGCTCAACATGCCCCTGCTGCAGTGGCATATCAAGAGCACCACCAAGGCCCAGCAAGGGCTGTATGAGTACGACGCCGTCAGCCGCCTGCGCGACAGCCAACTCGGCGATGAAAAGGTCAAGGACATCCACAACTACATCCTCAGAGGTGTGCTGTGGCAGGCCTTCACCGCTGATCAGCCGGTGGCGCTGCTGATCGACGAGATCGACAAGGCGGACATCGAATTCCCGAACGACCTGCTGCGCGAGATCGACCGCATGGAGTTCTACGTGTACGAGACCCGCGAAATGGTGCGAGCAACGCACAGGCCGCTGGTCTTCATCACCTCGAACAACGAGAAGGAGCTGCCGGACGCCTTTTTGCGCCGCTGCTTCTTCCACTACATCAAGTTCCCGGACGCGACCACGATGCAAAGCATCGTTGACGTGCACTTCCCCGACATCAAGAAAGACCTGCTGGCCGCCGCGCTGAAGACCTTTTACGACGTGCGCAACCTGCCCGGCCTGAAGAAGAAGCCCTCGACTTCGGAGCTGCTGGACTGGCTGAAGCTGCTGGTGGCCGAAGACATTCCCCTCGATGCGCTGCAGAGCAAGGATGACAAGGTCGCCCTGCCCCCGCTGCTGGGCGCCCTGCTGAAAAACGAGCAGGACGTGACCCTGTTCGAGAAGCTCGTGTTCATGCAGCGCCACAACCGCTGA
- a CDS encoding c-type cytochrome yields the protein MNKLLQITSALALALGALSVAHAQDAAAGQKKVAMCIGCHGIPAYQASFPEVHKVPMIAGQNAKYIVAALTAYNKGERKHPTMRGIAGSLSDQDMADVAAFYEQQGKGEAAPEAAAAPPAKVAELLTKGACASCHGANFSKPIDGAYPKLAGQHGDYLYVALKSYQTENNALVGRSNAIMAGQVKQFNHTELKAIAQYLASLPGEVKTVPQSKFR from the coding sequence ATGAACAAACTGCTCCAGATAACATCCGCCCTGGCCTTGGCCCTTGGCGCACTGTCCGTGGCCCATGCGCAAGACGCAGCGGCCGGCCAGAAGAAGGTGGCCATGTGCATTGGCTGCCACGGCATTCCGGCCTATCAGGCCAGCTTTCCGGAGGTCCACAAGGTGCCGATGATTGCCGGGCAGAACGCCAAGTACATCGTCGCTGCATTGACCGCCTACAACAAGGGCGAGCGCAAGCATCCGACGATGCGTGGCATCGCCGGTTCGCTGAGCGACCAAGACATGGCCGATGTGGCGGCCTTCTACGAGCAGCAGGGCAAGGGTGAGGCTGCCCCCGAGGCCGCCGCCGCACCACCCGCCAAGGTTGCCGAACTGCTGACCAAGGGTGCTTGTGCCTCCTGCCACGGTGCCAACTTCAGCAAGCCCATTGATGGCGCCTACCCCAAGCTGGCAGGTCAGCACGGCGACTACCTCTACGTGGCGCTGAAGTCCTACCAGACCGAAAACAATGCACTGGTGGGCCGCAGCAACGCCATCATGGCCGGCCAGGTGAAGCAGTTCAATCACACCGAGCTGAAGGCGATTGCCCAGTACCTGGCCTCGCTGCCGGGCGAAGTCAAGACCGTGCCGCAATCGAAGTTCCGCTGA
- a CDS encoding HD-GYP domain-containing protein, whose protein sequence is MLKKIESRQLQLGMFIQSFEGSWLSHPFWKTKFLLRDPADLEAIRKSGVETCWIDVAKGLDVVGAVAAQTAPAVPTVAAAPAAAKIVEPQSAVPAGAIEAPASMASELQRAAGVINRSRQQVVALFGEARLGRSVNSEQCMSLVEGIADSVSRNPSALISLARLKTKDDYTYMHSVAVCALMVSLARHLGLGEEQVREAGFAGLLHDIGKMAMPSEVLNKAGSLTDAEYKVMQSHPVRGHELLKSGSQVLPGVLDVCLHHHEKMDGSGYPHKLPGEQISLLARMGAVCDVYDAITSTRPYKSAWDPAGSIQRMAQWKGHFDPAVFQAFVKSVGIYPVGSLVRLQSGRLAVVAEQNASSLVAPRLKVFFSTKSQLPVPLETLDLAQPGCSDRILGRESPTQWGFQNLDALWQQ, encoded by the coding sequence ATGCTCAAGAAGATCGAAAGTCGCCAGCTTCAGCTCGGCATGTTCATACAAAGCTTCGAGGGATCGTGGCTGTCGCATCCGTTCTGGAAGACCAAGTTCCTGCTGCGCGATCCGGCCGATCTCGAGGCGATTCGCAAGAGCGGAGTGGAGACTTGCTGGATCGACGTGGCCAAAGGCCTTGATGTGGTGGGCGCGGTGGCGGCGCAGACTGCGCCTGCTGTACCGACAGTAGCGGCAGCGCCTGCCGCGGCCAAGATCGTCGAGCCGCAATCCGCTGTGCCCGCGGGCGCCATCGAAGCCCCTGCGTCGATGGCTTCGGAGTTGCAACGTGCGGCGGGCGTCATCAATCGCTCGCGCCAGCAGGTGGTGGCCCTGTTTGGTGAGGCGCGCCTGGGGCGCTCGGTCAATTCCGAGCAATGCATGTCCCTGGTCGAAGGCATTGCCGACTCGGTCAGCCGCAACCCCTCGGCCCTGATCAGCCTGGCGCGGCTGAAGACCAAGGACGACTACACCTATATGCACTCGGTTGCCGTGTGCGCGCTGATGGTCTCGCTGGCCCGCCACCTGGGCCTGGGCGAGGAGCAGGTGCGCGAAGCAGGCTTTGCCGGCCTGCTGCATGACATCGGCAAGATGGCGATGCCGTCCGAGGTGCTGAACAAGGCCGGCTCGCTGACCGATGCCGAGTACAAGGTCATGCAGTCGCACCCTGTGCGCGGCCATGAGCTGCTGAAGAGCGGTAGCCAGGTGCTGCCCGGCGTCCTCGATGTCTGCCTGCACCATCACGAGAAGATGGACGGCAGCGGCTATCCCCACAAGCTGCCGGGCGAGCAGATCAGCTTACTGGCGCGCATGGGGGCGGTCTGCGATGTCTATGACGCCATCACCTCGACCCGCCCTTACAAGAGTGCCTGGGACCCGGCCGGTTCCATCCAGCGCATGGCGCAATGGAAGGGCCATTTCGACCCGGCGGTGTTTCAGGCCTTTGTGAAAAGCGTGGGTATTTACCCTGTGGGCTCGCTGGTGCGCTTGCAGTCCGGGCGGTTGGCGGTGGTGGCCGAGCAGAATGCGAGTTCGCTGGTGGCGCCCCGGCTCAAGGTCTTTTTCTCGACCAAGTCGCAGTTGCCTGTTCCCCTGGAAACGCTGGACCTGGCCCAGCCGGGCTGCAGCGACCGCATCCTGGGGCGCGAATCGCCGACCCAATGGGGCTTTCAGAACTTGGATGCTCTCTGGCAGCAATGA
- a CDS encoding ABC transporter substrate-binding protein, whose protein sequence is MHRLLKPGIVGAAVLLALGINAQAQTLRWAAQGDAQTLDPHSQNESSTNMINGQVYERLTLRDKNLIIGPGLATEWQQVTPLLWRFKLRPNVKFHDGTPFTADDVVFSINRAKEPTSQIAVYANALGTPRKVDDLTVEFVLAAPNPIFLQHLDSMWMMSKSWSEKNRVTKPLDFKAKEESFAATNMNGTGPYMLVSRAAGIKTSYKRNPNWWGKPQGNVQEIVFTPIGNDATRLAALVSGELDFVLDPAPRDVPRLRATEGVKLIEGVENRIVFIGMDQARDKLLYANVPGDKNPFKDLRVRKALYQAVDIETMRTKLMNGQSAPTGGLTPSPLGAFNDAELEKRYAYDIAAARKLMAEAGYPDGFEVTLDCPNNRYINDEEICLALASMWAQLKVKIRVAAQPRVTYFPKIEKLDTSMYMLGWGGAITDAETTFTPVLRNRGEKGVGSYNYGNSRNDKFDALAAQSSVEADPKKREELIRAALREYKDQVHVIPLHRQVIPWAARQNVTVVHRPDNWFEVAWVTIAK, encoded by the coding sequence ATGCACCGTCTCCTCAAGCCCGGTATCGTCGGCGCCGCCGTCCTGCTCGCCCTTGGCATCAATGCCCAGGCCCAGACCCTGCGATGGGCTGCCCAGGGTGACGCACAGACCCTGGACCCGCACTCTCAGAACGAGAGCTCGACAAACATGATCAACGGCCAGGTCTACGAGCGGCTGACGCTGCGTGACAAGAACCTGATCATTGGCCCTGGCCTGGCCACCGAGTGGCAACAAGTGACCCCGCTGCTCTGGCGCTTCAAGCTGCGGCCAAATGTGAAGTTCCACGACGGCACGCCCTTCACCGCAGACGACGTGGTCTTTTCGATCAATCGCGCCAAGGAGCCGACCTCTCAAATTGCCGTCTATGCCAACGCGCTGGGCACGCCGCGCAAGGTGGATGACCTCACCGTCGAGTTCGTTCTGGCCGCGCCCAACCCGATCTTTCTCCAGCATCTGGACTCGATGTGGATGATGAGCAAGAGCTGGAGCGAGAAGAACCGCGTCACCAAGCCGCTGGACTTTAAGGCCAAGGAAGAGTCCTTCGCCGCCACCAATATGAATGGCACCGGTCCCTATATGCTGGTGAGCCGCGCGGCGGGGATCAAGACCAGCTACAAGCGCAATCCCAACTGGTGGGGCAAGCCGCAGGGCAATGTGCAGGAGATCGTGTTCACGCCGATAGGCAATGACGCCACCCGCCTGGCGGCCCTGGTGTCGGGTGAGCTGGACTTTGTACTCGACCCGGCTCCGCGCGACGTGCCCAGGCTGCGCGCCACCGAGGGCGTGAAGCTGATCGAGGGGGTGGAGAACCGCATCGTCTTCATCGGCATGGATCAGGCCCGCGACAAGCTGCTCTACGCCAATGTTCCGGGTGACAAGAACCCGTTCAAGGATCTGCGTGTGCGCAAGGCGCTGTACCAGGCGGTCGATATCGAGACCATGCGCACCAAGCTGATGAATGGCCAGAGCGCGCCGACCGGCGGGCTGACACCCTCGCCGCTGGGGGCCTTCAACGACGCCGAGCTCGAGAAGCGCTATGCCTATGACATCGCTGCGGCGCGCAAGCTGATGGCCGAGGCTGGCTACCCGGACGGCTTCGAAGTCACGCTGGACTGCCCGAACAATCGCTACATCAATGACGAGGAAATATGCCTGGCGCTGGCCTCGATGTGGGCGCAGCTGAAGGTCAAGATCCGGGTCGCCGCTCAGCCGCGCGTGACCTACTTCCCGAAGATCGAGAAGCTTGACACCAGCATGTACATGCTGGGCTGGGGCGGTGCCATTACCGATGCCGAGACCACCTTCACCCCGGTGCTGCGCAACCGTGGCGAGAAGGGGGTCGGCTCCTACAACTACGGCAATTCGAGGAATGACAAGTTTGATGCGCTGGCGGCACAGTCCAGTGTCGAGGCCGATCCGAAGAAACGCGAGGAGCTCATTCGCGCGGCGCTGCGCGAATACAAGGACCAGGTTCATGTGATCCCGCTGCACCGCCAGGTGATCCCCTGGGCTGCACGACAGAACGTCACCGTGGTGCACCGCCCGGACAACTGGTTCGAGGTCGCCTGGGTGACCATCGCCAAGTAA
- a CDS encoding ATP-binding protein yields MGILLPVLLLGRFLLVDRYEREVNLRVRVPMSQYTDMLSRALVVPVWNVDKEVASRFVQAVMRNPEVVRVTVEDESKTRFVHSEVMDRRSGTVLKDERPIILENRAIGLVTVELSTERVDQELRTDLLKLGAALLGQVGISFVLILLLFERRIMRPVHALRRATARLANGELSEPVVSQRGDEIGKLAQSLELMRQELARLIADRDVKNAELQQELNDRLRAEQALRSTEAKFTAIFQASPVAMTVLRKEQGYAVVDVNEAWEHQFSATRAQVLAPNREGLALWQNPADQQAVLDIIEHNGEVRGYEAWLHCGQQQRTLLCDISGQLVDLGRETLIILVLEDITQKRHNEQEVLKLNTRLEQRVQERTQALEAANKDLTAALENLQRAQSELIRTEKMAALGSLVAGIAHELNTPIGNAVMVASTLQQHGKELADGVEQGLRRSTLDSFISNTRHGTDILMKNLSRASELVASFKQVAVDQTSVNRRLFALDEMVAEIVLTMGPTIRRYGHQVLCQIPPKIVMDSYPGPLGQVLGNLINNAFIHAFDTKFKGTVSISARMTTPNRVELEVRDNGRGIPADHLDRIFDPFFTTKLGQGGSGLGLNIVYNLVTEVLGGSITVKSQPGEGCCFYLSLPQVVTAQQAPEQLEQA; encoded by the coding sequence TTGGGCATTCTGTTGCCCGTGCTGCTGCTGGGTCGCTTCCTGCTGGTGGACCGCTACGAACGCGAGGTCAACCTGCGGGTGCGCGTGCCGATGTCGCAATACACCGACATGCTGTCGCGCGCGCTGGTGGTGCCGGTCTGGAACGTCGACAAGGAGGTCGCCAGCCGCTTCGTGCAGGCGGTGATGCGCAACCCCGAGGTGGTGCGCGTGACGGTCGAGGACGAGTCCAAGACCCGCTTCGTGCACAGCGAGGTGATGGACCGCCGCAGCGGCACCGTGCTCAAGGATGAGCGGCCCATCATCCTGGAGAACCGCGCCATCGGCCTGGTGACGGTGGAGCTGAGCACCGAACGCGTCGACCAGGAGTTGCGCACCGACCTGCTCAAGCTCGGCGCGGCCCTGCTGGGCCAGGTGGGCATCTCATTCGTGCTGATACTGCTGCTGTTCGAGCGCCGCATCATGCGCCCGGTGCACGCACTGCGCCGCGCCACCGCGAGGCTGGCCAATGGCGAACTGAGTGAACCGGTGGTCTCGCAGCGCGGCGACGAGATCGGCAAGCTGGCCCAGAGCCTGGAGCTGATGCGCCAGGAGCTGGCGCGGCTGATCGCCGACCGCGACGTGAAGAACGCCGAACTGCAGCAGGAGCTCAACGACAGGCTGCGCGCCGAGCAGGCGCTGCGCTCCACCGAAGCCAAGTTCACCGCCATCTTCCAGGCCTCGCCGGTGGCGATGACGGTGCTGCGCAAGGAACAGGGCTATGCGGTGGTCGATGTCAACGAGGCCTGGGAGCACCAGTTCTCGGCCACCCGCGCCCAGGTGCTGGCCCCCAATCGCGAGGGACTGGCGCTGTGGCAGAACCCGGCCGACCAGCAGGCTGTGCTGGACATCATCGAGCATAACGGCGAGGTGCGGGGCTACGAGGCCTGGCTGCACTGCGGCCAGCAGCAGCGCACCCTGCTGTGCGACATCTCCGGCCAACTGGTCGATCTGGGCCGCGAGACCCTGATCATCCTGGTGCTGGAAGACATCACCCAGAAACGCCACAACGAGCAGGAAGTGCTCAAGCTCAACACCCGGCTCGAACAGCGCGTGCAGGAGCGCACCCAAGCGCTGGAGGCGGCCAACAAGGACCTGACCGCGGCATTGGAGAACCTGCAGCGCGCCCAGAGCGAGCTGATACGCACCGAGAAGATGGCCGCCCTGGGCTCGCTGGTGGCCGGCATCGCCCACGAGCTGAACACGCCGATCGGCAATGCGGTGATGGTGGCCTCGACCCTGCAGCAACACGGCAAGGAGCTGGCCGATGGCGTCGAGCAAGGCTTGCGCCGTTCGACGCTCGACAGCTTCATCAGCAACACCCGCCACGGCACCGACATCCTGATGAAGAACCTGAGCCGCGCCTCCGAGCTGGTGGCCAGCTTCAAGCAGGTGGCGGTGGACCAGACCAGCGTCAACCGCCGCCTGTTCGCCCTGGACGAAATGGTGGCCGAGATCGTGCTGACGATGGGCCCCACGATACGACGCTATGGCCACCAGGTGCTGTGCCAGATCCCGCCCAAGATCGTCATGGACAGCTACCCCGGCCCGCTGGGCCAGGTGCTGGGCAATCTGATCAACAACGCCTTCATCCACGCCTTCGACACCAAGTTCAAGGGCACGGTCAGCATCTCGGCGCGAATGACCACGCCCAACCGGGTGGAGCTGGAGGTGAGAGACAACGGTCGGGGCATTCCGGCCGACCATCTGGATCGTATCTTCGACCCCTTCTTCACCACCAAGCTGGGCCAGGGCGGCAGCGGCCTGGGCCTGAACATCGTCTACAACCTGGTGACCGAGGTGCTGGGCGGCAGCATCACGGTGAAGAGCCAGCCCGGCGAGGGTTGCTGCTTCTATCTCAGCCTGCCCCAGGTGGTGACGGCACAGCAGGCGCCGGAGCAACTCGAACAGGCCTAG
- a CDS encoding transporter substrate-binding domain-containing protein, with protein sequence MHNSIRLSVWPSLCAALVLGLSAGCKAQATEGCTRLQATGNPEYPPFLWRDPEDESKLIGANADLMQLLSKELGLPIEVRYAGSWARVQEEAKLGRVDLIAGAFFTLPRLDYMDYMHPAFKETRTVIWTRADANLKYRKWSDLVGLQGVTVINNSFGEEFDRYAKESLKIATVPSLELALRMLEKSRSNYLIYEEDPGQAYVAKMNIGGLKTITPPITNENLFLTISHKSPCNTGEMRGRLAKAMYKFAKQNVMARLVETNIQLWRKQTK encoded by the coding sequence ATGCACAACTCCATTCGCCTGTCCGTCTGGCCGAGCCTCTGCGCTGCGCTGGTCCTGGGTCTGAGCGCTGGCTGCAAGGCGCAGGCCACCGAGGGCTGCACGCGGCTGCAGGCCACCGGCAATCCGGAGTACCCGCCTTTTCTGTGGCGCGACCCCGAGGATGAGTCCAAGCTGATCGGCGCCAACGCCGACCTGATGCAACTGCTGTCCAAGGAGCTCGGGCTGCCGATCGAGGTCAGGTATGCGGGCTCCTGGGCCCGCGTGCAGGAGGAGGCCAAGCTGGGCCGCGTCGACCTGATCGCCGGCGCCTTCTTCACCCTGCCCCGGCTGGACTACATGGACTATATGCATCCGGCCTTCAAGGAAACGCGCACCGTGATCTGGACACGTGCCGACGCGAATCTGAAGTACCGCAAGTGGAGCGATCTGGTCGGCCTGCAGGGCGTGACGGTGATCAACAACAGCTTTGGCGAGGAGTTCGACCGCTATGCCAAGGAGTCACTGAAGATCGCCACGGTGCCCAGCCTGGAGCTGGCGCTGCGCATGCTGGAGAAGTCGCGCTCCAACTACCTGATCTACGAGGAAGACCCGGGACAGGCCTATGTGGCAAAAATGAATATCGGCGGTCTGAAGACCATCACCCCGCCGATCACCAACGAAAATCTTTTCTTGACGATCTCCCACAAGTCGCCATGCAATACTGGCGAGATGCGTGGCCGGCTGGCCAAGGCGATGTACAAGTTTGCGAAGCAGAATGTGATGGCCAGGCTGGTCGAGACCAATATCCAGCTCTGGCGCAAGCAGACCAAATAA